CCGAGCCTGGGCACGAAGTAGAACATCATGCCGACATAGGCCGCGAGCCAAGCCAGGAAGGGCACGGCCAGCAGCAGATCGGTGGAGCCAACCAGAATGACCGCGCCGATGAAGTAGACGACGACATAGACCAGGATATCGAGCAGCTTCATCACCACTTCGCGCACGGCGAGTGAGGTCTGCATCATCTTGGCGCCGATGCGACCGGCAAACTCGTCCTGGAAATAGCTCATCGACTGACGGATCAGGTAGCGATGGGTCATCCAGCGAATGCGCTGCGGAAAATTGCCCAGCAGGGTCTGGTGCATGACCAGCGTGCTCAGCAGCACCAGCAGCGGCAGAACGATGAGGACGAAGCCACCCATCAGGGCCAGTTTCCATCCTTCCTGCGCCAGAAATGTGGTGCGATCCGCATCGGCCAGCCAGTCAACGATATCGGCGACAAAGCTATAGAGCAGCACTTCACCGGCGGCGATCAGCGCCGAAGTGACGGCCATCAACGCCAGCCACTTCTTGGCGCCATGACTATAGTGCAGGCAGAAGGCCAGCAGCCCCTTGGGCGGCTCGCCGGGGTCGCCCGGGGGATAGGGATTGAGACGCCGTTCAAACCAACGCAGCATTGTCGTCACCATGGTTAGAGCCGAAGGGCCCTGCACCGGGGCCGGTCTCGCCGCCCCAGACACAGCTGCGGGTCGGGCGGGACAGGCCAAAAGGGGCAGGACCGATCGAAAAATTCGGATACCGCGCTCGATATGCCCGCAATTGGCACAGAGGAGACACGTGATGCGGCTGAACACCCCCTCCCCAATACCGTCCCAATTGGCGTACAAGAGTGGACCTGCGCAGTCGCTGACGCCAGACTACACGAAAGTGCCGAGTCTGCTGTTGCGGCGCGGCCACAGTTTATTTTCAGACCGACGAATTTACGGATCCTTCCATGCGCACCGAGACCGAGCAAACCATCTACCTCAAGGACTATGCGGTCAGCCCGTACCGGATTGTGTCAGCAGACCTCGATTTCAAGATCACCGAGGCTGATACGCGGGTCCGGGCGCAGCTGACCATCGAGCCCAACCCCGGTACTGCCGCCGGCACGCCGCTGGTGCTGGATGGCGATGAACTTGCTCTTGGGTCCGTGGCCATTGACGGCGCGCCACTGGTGCAATCGGCCTATGCCGCCGATGCGACGAGCCTGACCATAGTCGAGCCGCCGCTGCGCCGCTTTGTGCTCGAGACCGAAGTCACCATCAAGCCCGCAGGCAATACCAAGCTGATGGGGCTGTATCGCTCGGGCGGCACCTGGTGCACGCAGTGCGAGGCCGAGGGCTTCCGCCGCATCACCTATTATCTGGATCGACCCGACAATCTGGCCGTGTTCAAGGTCCGCATCACCGCGCCGCAGGCCGTCGCGCCGGTGCTGCTGTCGAACGGCAATCTGATCGAACAGGGCGATGCCGGCGACGGCATGCACTTTGCCGTGTGGGAAGACCCCTTCCCCAAGCCGAGCTATCTGTTTGCGCTGGTAGCGGGTGATCTGGGATCGATCACGGACAGCTTCACCACCGCCTCGGGCCGCAAGGTCGATCTGGCGATCTATTGCACCCATGGCAAGGAAGACCAGTGCCTGTGGGCCATGGATAGCCTGAAGCGCTCCATGGCCTGGGATGAACGGCGCTTTGGCCGCGAATATGATCTGGATATCTTCAACATCGTGGCCGTGTCCGATTTCAATTTCGGCGCGATGGAGAACAAGGGTCTCAACATCTTCAACGACAAGCTGGTGTTCGCGCAGCCCGAGACCGCCACTGATGCCGATTACGATGGCATTGAGCGCGTGATCGCGCACGAATATTTCCACAACTGGACCGGCAATCGCATCACCTGCCGCGACTGGTTCCAGCTGTGCCTGAAGGAAGGGCTGACGGTCTATCGCGATCAGGAATTCACCAGCGACGAGCGCAGCCGACCCGTCAAGCGCATCTCCGATGTGGTGACCTTGCGTGCGGCGCAATTCCCCGAAGATGGCGGCCCGCTGGCCCATCCGGCGCGGCCCAGCCAGTATGACGAAATCAACAACTTCTATACGGCCACCGTCTACAATAAGGGCGCCGAAATCGTGCGCATGCTGGCGACGCTGCTGGGCGAGGCCGGGTTCCGCAAGGGCATGGACCTGTACTTCGAGCGCCATGACGGCGAAGCCACCACGATCGAGGCATTCCTGGCCGTGTTTGCCGAGGCCAATGACGTCGATCTGGAGCAATTCAAGACCTGGTATCTGCAGGCCGGCACGCCCCGCCTGAGCGTCAGCGACAGCTATGATGCGGCCAGCCAGACCTATACGCTCAACCTCAAGCAGGAGACCCAGCCAACGCCGGGTCAGCCGGAAAAATCGGCGCTGGTGCTGCCCATCAAGTTCGCCCTGATCGGACCCAATGGCAGCGAGATGAGCTGGACCGGGGTAACGGGCGGCGATGTGCGCCAGGACATGATCGTGCTCGACGCTGCCAGCGCCACGATCACCTTTAGCGGCGTGCCGAGCAAGCCGGTCCCCTCGCTGCTGCGCGAATTCTCTGCGCCGGTGAGCATGGACAGCGCGCTGTCCCAGGCCGACCAGTTGTTCCTGGCCCAGCATGACAGCGATCCATTCAATCGCTGGCAGGCGCTGCAGGATGTCGGCATGGGGCTGGCCGTGGCCGCCATTGACGGCACGCCGTGGAGCGACGCATCGGTGAAGGCGCTCAGCCAGGCCATGGCTGAAACCCTGGCCAGCGACACGCTGGATGATGCGTTCAAGGCGCTGGCACTGAGCCTGCCCGCCGAAGCGCAGATCAGCCGGACCATTGGCAAGGAGATTGATCCGGACCGCGTGCACAAGGTGCGCAAGGAATTGCTGAAGGCGGTGTTCGCCCCGCTGGCGCTGGAAATGCTCAATGCCTATCTGGCGCTGTCTAGCGAGGCGCCCTATGCGCCAGATGCCGCGAGCACGGGCCGCCGGTCACTGCGCAATCGGCTGCTGGCCCTGATGGTCGCCAGTGATTGCGCCGGTGCGGTCGGGCTGGCCGCCCAGCAATATGCCGGCGCGCGCAACATGACCGACCGGTTGGCGGCCCTGAGCGCCAGCACCCTTGCCTGGACGCCCGACGCGGCCAAGCTGCTGGGCGACTTCCACGCCAATTTCGCGGCCAATGATCCGCTGGTGCTGGACAAGTGGCTGGCGGTCACCGCATCGGTGCCCGAAGATGGGGTGATCGAGCGCATTCAGGCGGTATTGGCCGATCCGGGCTTCCCCAAGACCAATCCAAACCGCCTGCGCTCACTGATGGGATCGTTCACGTTGAACAACCCGACCCAGTTCGCCCGCGCCGATGGGGCCGGTTTCCGCTTTGTGGCTGATTTTGTTGCCGAGGTAGACAAGATCAATCCGCAGGTGGCTGCCCGGGTGCTGACGGGCTTCCGGATCTGGCCGATGCTGGATCAGAGCCGTCGCGACGCCGCAAAGGTGGCGCTGGGCGGGCTACAGACCAAGGGGTCGCTGAGCCGCAACACGGCGGACATACTTGCCCGCATGTTGGCAAGCTAAAATACGGACAAGCTTGGAAGAATTTTTCTTCTGCAGCTAAGTGATTCTCCTGACTCGCAAATTTGCGGGTCAGGCCTGGTCGGGCGTTTTGCGGGTCTGGACACCGGAGTCCTGCTGATTCATTGTTCGTTAAGGGCAAATCGGGTCGGACTACCACCCCCCACAAGACGGAGACACTTATGCGGTCGGCGGAGACATCCGGCGTCGGCGCCAATGGATTCGGCGCAGACCAGGAGCAGGCGAACACTCGCCAGGTCAACGACAGCAGAAGCCCCGCCAACCCATCGGGCTGGCAGGCCGTTATCTCACCCATTACAGCCGCTGTGGCACTCACCGCGCTGTGCGCGGCAACACTGTTTGTCGCCTATGACACCATGCGCACCTTTGAGGATGCGCGCCATGAACTGGCGGTTATCGGCAGCAGCATCGCAGCAGACATTGCGGGGCTTGCGCCCGAAGCGGCGGCCCTGGCCGTGGATACCCTGCCCCAGCGTTTCAACACCGTGACCCGCGCCAGCCTGTCGTCAGCGCGCGAGGCCGTTGATCTTCCCGCCTTTTTGAGCCAGTTCGTGCCCGCCGGAGACCACGGCACGCTGGCGCTGGAAGCCACGCCGGAAAGTGCCTGGTCGGCCATTGGCCAGCGGGCGGGTATTGCATTCGGTCTGGCGGGCGTTTTGACCGCCTTTGTGTGGCGTCGCCGGCGCGGCGACATGCCTGACCTACTGCAACGCCACAATTACCGCACACTGGCGGCAGCCATTCCGATGGGCGTGGCGTGCTGGACCAAGGACGGCTCGCTGGTGGTGTGCAATGAGCAGTATCGCGAGCGCTTCAAGCTGCTCGGCAAATCACTGACCTATCATCACGCCGTCAAACGCATGATCGAGGGCGGCTATATGAAGCTGCTCAATGAAGACGAAAACAATCGCCTGCTCGAAGTACACCGCCATGACGGATCCTGCCTGCTGATCGACGAGCGCCCGCTTTCCGATGGCGGGTTCATGACGCTGGTCAGCGACGTGACCGAGCGCAAAAAGACCGACACCATGTTGCACGCGATCCGCGAAGAGCAACGCCATCTGGCCCGGCGCTACCACGAGGAAAAGCTCAAGGCCGAGGCTGCCAGCCACGCCAAGACCAACTTCCTCGCCCATCTCAGCCACGATATCCGCACCCCGCTCAACCACATTATCGGCTTTGCCGAACTGATGCGACACCAGGCCTATGGCCCGTTGGGTGATGAGCGTTATGCCGACTATGTGCAGTCGATCAAGACCTCTGGCGAACACCTGCTGGCGTCGTTCGCCACCATCCTGGATCTCGCTGAGCTTGAGAACGGTCAGAAAGCCCTGCGCCGCGATCCGGTGGCTATCGATGCG
The DNA window shown above is from Devosia litorisediminis and carries:
- the pepN gene encoding aminopeptidase N, producing the protein MRTETEQTIYLKDYAVSPYRIVSADLDFKITEADTRVRAQLTIEPNPGTAAGTPLVLDGDELALGSVAIDGAPLVQSAYAADATSLTIVEPPLRRFVLETEVTIKPAGNTKLMGLYRSGGTWCTQCEAEGFRRITYYLDRPDNLAVFKVRITAPQAVAPVLLSNGNLIEQGDAGDGMHFAVWEDPFPKPSYLFALVAGDLGSITDSFTTASGRKVDLAIYCTHGKEDQCLWAMDSLKRSMAWDERRFGREYDLDIFNIVAVSDFNFGAMENKGLNIFNDKLVFAQPETATDADYDGIERVIAHEYFHNWTGNRITCRDWFQLCLKEGLTVYRDQEFTSDERSRPVKRISDVVTLRAAQFPEDGGPLAHPARPSQYDEINNFYTATVYNKGAEIVRMLATLLGEAGFRKGMDLYFERHDGEATTIEAFLAVFAEANDVDLEQFKTWYLQAGTPRLSVSDSYDAASQTYTLNLKQETQPTPGQPEKSALVLPIKFALIGPNGSEMSWTGVTGGDVRQDMIVLDAASATITFSGVPSKPVPSLLREFSAPVSMDSALSQADQLFLAQHDSDPFNRWQALQDVGMGLAVAAIDGTPWSDASVKALSQAMAETLASDTLDDAFKALALSLPAEAQISRTIGKEIDPDRVHKVRKELLKAVFAPLALEMLNAYLALSSEAPYAPDAASTGRRSLRNRLLALMVASDCAGAVGLAAQQYAGARNMTDRLAALSASTLAWTPDAAKLLGDFHANFAANDPLVLDKWLAVTASVPEDGVIERIQAVLADPGFPKTNPNRLRSLMGSFTLNNPTQFARADGAGFRFVADFVAEVDKINPQVAARVLTGFRIWPMLDQSRRDAAKVALGGLQTKGSLSRNTADILARMLAS
- a CDS encoding sensor histidine kinase gives rise to the protein MRSAETSGVGANGFGADQEQANTRQVNDSRSPANPSGWQAVISPITAAVALTALCAATLFVAYDTMRTFEDARHELAVIGSSIAADIAGLAPEAAALAVDTLPQRFNTVTRASLSSAREAVDLPAFLSQFVPAGDHGTLALEATPESAWSAIGQRAGIAFGLAGVLTAFVWRRRRGDMPDLLQRHNYRTLAAAIPMGVACWTKDGSLVVCNEQYRERFKLLGKSLTYHHAVKRMIEGGYMKLLNEDENNRLLEVHRHDGSCLLIDERPLSDGGFMTLVSDVTERKKTDTMLHAIREEQRHLARRYHEEKLKAEAASHAKTNFLAHLSHDIRTPLNHIIGFAELMRHQAYGPLGDERYADYVQSIKTSGEHLLASFATILDLAELENGQKALRRDPVAIDAVLRNVMERFAAPAARAKLALSISQSCDATIEGDQLGLVRMISNIVENSLRFTQPGGQIALAAYQADDGVVIEITDTGIGMNQERLATLSQPFALGDATFTREGMGPGLGISIARAIAELSGGRLVIDSSPSLGTTVAISLPLQVTSDVSVAA